The DNA region GCCGGCCACCGCCATCACGATGAGCAGAGTCGGCGCCATCGAAAATAGGGTGATGTAGGCCAAAGCCGCGGCCCGGCCGAAGGGATTGATCTCCATCCAACGAAAGGCGGTTCTCTTAAGCAAGCTCCCCATGGGCCGAACTCCCCTCCTGAAACGTCGCGGCGCCGACCGGCTCGGCATAAGTCCAATCCGGCCGCTTGAGTTTCTGACGATCGTCATAGACGAAGCGACGAGCCTTCTCATCGTAGTCCAGCATCTTGGGCAGAGTCCATTCGGCTTCGGCCGGCTTTCGGATCTCGGGGCCGTAACGATGGAGGAGGCTAGGGATCAAGAGGGCGCCTTGAACCGGCAAATAGCAGCGGTTGCCTTGCGGCGCGTGCTCGGCGCCGGCGAGCAGCTCCTCGCAATCGTGGTCGTCGAGCTCCTTGGCCGGATCCTCGCCCAGCTCGCGCCAGGCTTGGCGCAGCCCGGCCTTGCAGGCCGAGCACTGGTTGCAGGACTCGACGTAGAGGAAGCGGCTGAGCGCTTCGGTCACGGCCCGCATCGGGGCGCGCTCGCCCAGGGCGATGAAGCCGGCCGAGCCCAAGTTGGAGCCGATCGCCCGCAGCG from bacterium includes:
- a CDS encoding NADH-ubiquinone oxidoreductase-F iron-sulfur binding region domain-containing protein, translated to LRAIGSNLGSAGFIALGERAPMRAVTEALSRFLYVESCNQCSACKAGLRQAWRELGEDPAKELDDHDCEELLAGAEHAPQGNRCYLPVQGALLIPSLLHRYGPEIRKPAEAEWTLPKMLDYDEKARRFVYDDRQKLKRPDWTYAEPVGAATFQEGSSAHGELA